Within the Desulfitibacter sp. BRH_c19 genome, the region ATAAGTATTCCCCTTAGTTCTCCATATACAGGATGCTCAACAATAACATCTAAAACCTTGCCTCCGGCATCTACCATTATTTCAAGTTCCTGAGGCATTTCTTCTGAAGTATGGCAGGTAGCAAAGGTTTTTCTATAAGGGGTAGAGGTTAATGCTTGCATTAAAAGGTAGCCTTGGGGTGTAGCTAATATTTGTTCACCACTAGCCCTTAATATGGAAATGTCTTGAACTATAATCTGCCGACTGACGTATAGCCTGGTTGCAAGCTCAGAACCTGCAATTGGTTGGTCAGTTGTTTTTAGAATGGCCAAAATATTTTCTCTGCGGTTGATAGGATTCATCCAAATTATCTCCTTCCGTATTCTTAACTACTTGATACCATTTTCAGATACTATTTGAATTACATTTACAGGAAAATAGCAGTAGATTGTAGAAAGATATTCCTTTGTAGTATATTATACACTTATCCATGATTTTTTCTATAAGCACAGTAAAAGAAGGATTGAATTAAATGGTTAAATATTGTGAACTTGAAGTAAAAGACGCACTTCATAGGTTGACTAGGAGGGGATTACCCTATAAATACGATCTTAATATCTATAGAGGCTGTTCCCATGGATGCAAATATTGCTATGGTGTGAAAAGTCACTCCTATCTAAATAGTGAAAGTTTTCAGGATGAGATTTTTGTGAAGACTAATATCTCTGATAGGTTAGAGGAGACTTTAGCAAGTACAACATGGGTAGGAGAAACCATTAACTTCGGAGGGGTTTGTGATAGTTATCAGGAAGGGGAAAGGCAATTTAAATTAATGCCGGATTTGTTACGGCTTATGATTAAGTACAAGAATCCTATAGTTATAAGTACTAAATCGGATCTGATTATGCGGGATATTGACTTAATAGCCGAGCTAGCTGAGGTCACAACCGTTAAGCTTGCAATATGTATTACTTCAATTGACAAAGAAGTATCAAAAAGGGTGGAGCCGGGTGCATCCCTTCCGCGAGAAAGGTATATTGCACTTAAGGAGCTTAGCAAAACAAAGGCAAGGGTAGGGCTGCATTTTTTCCCCATACTTCCATTTTTATCAGATGACGAAGAGAGTCTTGAAAAGATGGTAAAGGCAGGCGCTAATTCTGGTGCTGATTATATTATGTGCTGCATGTTGTATATGTCTGGAGGGATTAGAAAAAGATATTTGGATTTTATTCAAAAAGAATACCCTGAGTACTATGGGGGATATCTAGGGTTATATAATAAAGGTAGTGCAAATAAGGAATATAAAGCTAAAATACATGGCTTTTTAAAAAATATGAAGAGCAAATATAGGATAGATAAAAGTTATTGAAGTAAGGGGATAGACTTGGTGAAATTAAAATTTCTTGGGACTACAGATCCTTTGGCATATTTGTGTTATTTTATTATGTGTATTGTGTGGGGTTCTACATACTTAGCAATCAAATTAGGAATTGACGATTTACCTCCTGCATTATTTGCAGGTATTCGTTTTACTACTGTAGGCATAATTATGTTTATTTATGCTAGACTAAAAGGTTTAAAAATGCCAGCTAACTTCCAGGACTTTAAAAGATCAGCCATAACTGGCTTGTTTTTACTTACTGGGGCAGCTGGGTTTGTGTTTTGGTCACAACAGTACATTGCTACAAGCCTGACTGCAATAATACTTGCGACTTCAGTACTGTTTACTGCTTTAATTGACAGCTTCTTGCCAGGGGGTAATAGGGTTGGCAAGCGGGGATGGCTAGGTCTGATTTGCGGTTTTTTAGGGGTAGCTATTCTTTTTTCCCCGGAGTTAGAATTTGGTAATACTAGTTTACCCGGTCTCTTTGGGGCGCTTTCTTCCTCACTTTGCTGGGCAGTAGGGTCATTATATTCAGTACGAAGGCCACCGTCTTGCTCAACTATATCTAATATTGCTGTACAATCGTTAGCAGGAGGTGTTGCTCTATTAGTTCTTGGATTACTGGCAGGGGAGCTTGTTAGTGTTAAGATTACTCCAATAGGCATGGCAGCTTTATTATACTTAATTATCTTTGGCTCTATAATTGCATATAGTGCCTATATTTATATATTAAAGGTTGTTCCTCCATACAAGGCTGTAACTTATACTTATATTAATCCAATAGTTGCAATAATTCTTGGTTTCTTGGTTTTAAATGAATCTCTACACATAGAAATGGCCATTGGTGCAGTAGTAATTATAGGTGGAGTTATCTTAGTCCAGTCAGATATAATACCTGTTCATGACGATATAAATGTACAAGAGACTGATATACCAAGCTAGGATAGTTACGCATGGTTGGTGCGTGAAGGTACAATTATCTGGAGGTATGATTATGGGAGCTAACCTACTTGAAGTAAATAATCTAAGTGCTGGATTCTCTACAAACAAAGGCAACTTTCAGGTGTTAACTGAGATTTCTTTTACCCTTAAAGCTGGAGAAGCCTTAGGTATAGTTGGTGAGAGTGGTTGTGGTAAAAGTGTAACAGCTCTCTCAATCATGGGCTTACTACCATATTTGGGAAAAGTAACCCAGGGAAACATATATTTTGAAGGTAATGATCTTCTAACACTTAAAGATAAGGAAATGCAAAAAATCCGCGGAAATAATATTGCAATGATATTTCAAGATCCCATTACAGCTCTAAATCCTGTCCATACCATAGGTGATCAGATAGCTGAAGCAATCATGATACATAAAAAAGTAAGTAAAAAAGCTGCTATGGTACAAGCGATAGATGCTTTAAGATTAGTTATGATACCAATGCCAGAATTAAGACTGAAGGAATATTCATATCAAATGTCGGGCGGTATGAGCCAGCGGATTATGATTGCCATGGCTTTATCCTGTAATCCAAGAATCCTCTTGGCGGATGAGCCGACAGCTGCACTTGATGTTACAACACAATCTCAGATTATTGACTTAATGATAAAGGCAAAGGAAGAACTAGGAACAGCAATTATCTTTATTTCCCACAACTTAGGAGTAATAGCAGAGATGGCACAGAGGGTTGCTGTAATGTATGCAGGCCGAATTGTTGAATTAAGTTATTCTAGCGATATCTTTGAAGATGCACTTCATCCATATACAGAAGGCCTTTTAAAATCAATGCCTGGTATTCACAATGGGGGAAAAGAAAAACTGCATGTGATTAATGGTAGTGTACCACACCCAATGAACATGCCAGCAGGCTGTCCATTTCACCCTCGTTGTCCCTATATGCTAGATATTTGTAAGGAGAGAACACCTAATCTAGTAGCTGTAACCAGGGAGCATTATGTTAGTTGTTGGAAGGTGGATGCAAAATGAGCCAACCCCTAGTAAAAGTACAAAATCTTAAAAAGTATTTTCCAATTGGCGGGGGATTATTCAATCATAAAAAACATACGCTTAAAGCAGTAGATGATGTAAGTTTTTCTGTAGAAGAAGGGGAAACCTTTGGTATTGTTGGAGAAAGTGGTTGTGGCAAGAGCACCCTTGGCAGAATCGTGTTACGCTTACTAGAACCTACCGATGGGCACATTTATTTCGAAAATGAGGATATAACCCAACTTTCTAAGGATGAATTAAGACAGCTCCGTAGGAATATGCAAATGATCTTTCAAGATCCCTATGGTTCATTAAATAGTAGAATGACTGTTTCTTACATTATTAGAGAACCTCTGATAGTCCATGAAATAGGTGATCGTAAGGAGCAGGAACAGAAGGTTCAAAAGCTTCTTGAAGTGGTAGGTTTAAATAGTACATATGCAAAAAAATTGCCCCATGAGCTTAGTAGTGGCCAGCGTCAGCGGATCGGTATTGCAAGAGCACTTGCTATAAACCCCAAACTGATAATATGTGATGAGCCAGTTTCTGCTTTAGATGCTTCTATTCAATCCCAGGTATTAAATTTACTCCAGGAATTACAAAAAGAATTTAATTTAACATATATTTTTATTTCCCATGATCTAGGGGTTGTAAGATATATAAGTGATAAGGTTGCAGTAATGTACCTTGGGAAACTAGTAGAACTTTCAGACAAGGATAATATATATCAAAATCCGCTACATCCCTATACAAAGGCACTTCTTTCGGCTATTCCTGTACCAAAAATAAATGGAAAAAAAGAAAGGATTATCTTAAAATGGGATGTTCCAAATCTAGTGAACCCACCATCAGGGTGTAGATTTTCCACAAGGTGTCAGCTAGTTCAAGAAAAATGTAAGCAGATTGAACCAAAGTTTAGCATGGTTGGTGATAAACACTTTGTGGCTTGTCATTTGGTAAATAACTGAAGTCGGAAGTCAGAAGCCAGAAGTTAGAAGTCAGAAGTCAGGAGTCAAGGAGTCAGGATAAAACCTTTATCCTTTAGAATTAATGTTGAAAATGTGAAGAAAAAAGTAAGAAAGGGGTAATTGGGTTCCGTAGTTTTTTTGTTATGTTAAACTGTATATAGTGAGAAATAGCTTCATTATTATTTTAGTGAAGTTTTTTTGACATCAAAAAGGGGGACAGGTTTATGAGGCAAACATTGAGTTATTTTCATCCTAGATCTTTAAAGCTTTTAAACCGTCACTTGCAAAATCTTGTCAAAGGTCGCCTATGGCTTAAAATTCTCATTGGTATGGCACTAGGTATTACTGTAGGGTTGTTTTTAAGCCCTTCGGCTGGATTTGTACGAGAAGAAGTAGGAACTACTATTGCAAACTGGCTGGCTTTACCGGGTCAAATCTTTTTAGGTATGATTCAGATGATAGTCATTCCTTTGATTTTTGCTTCTATTATTACTGGAGTAGCATCTAGCGATGACATGGAGCATTTAAAAAAGATTGGCGGGCGTGCAGCATCTTATTTTGTTTTTACAACAATTATTGCCATTACTATTGGTATAGGAGTAACATCCTTAATTCAACCAGGTAATTTTATAGATGGTTCTTTACTGGATGCACACAAAGAGACTGCCATAGTTGAACAAGCTGAAAGTGGGACTGATGAAATTCCTTCAATCGGTCAGGTGCCTCAATTAATAGCTAATATTTTACCAGATAATCCTTTAGGTGCAATGGTTGAAAAACAAATGCTCCAGGTTGTTTTATTTGCAATAGTACTAGGTCTCGCATTAATAGCTATGGCTCCTAAACAAGCTAAACCCATACTTGATTTGCTCAATTCCATTCAAGAGGTTTGCATGACGGTAGTAAAGTGGGCAATGCTACTAGCACCAGTTGCAGTCTTTGGATTACTGGCCCAAACTACAATTAATACTGGAATTGATGCTTTACTTGGTATGGCTGTGTATGTTGGGACAGTATTA harbors:
- a CDS encoding peptide ABC transporter ATP-binding protein, with product MGANLLEVNNLSAGFSTNKGNFQVLTEISFTLKAGEALGIVGESGCGKSVTALSIMGLLPYLGKVTQGNIYFEGNDLLTLKDKEMQKIRGNNIAMIFQDPITALNPVHTIGDQIAEAIMIHKKVSKKAAMVQAIDALRLVMIPMPELRLKEYSYQMSGGMSQRIMIAMALSCNPRILLADEPTAALDVTTQSQIIDLMIKAKEELGTAIIFISHNLGVIAEMAQRVAVMYAGRIVELSYSSDIFEDALHPYTEGLLKSMPGIHNGGKEKLHVINGSVPHPMNMPAGCPFHPRCPYMLDICKERTPNLVAVTREHYVSCWKVDAK
- a CDS encoding Na+:H+ dicarboxylate symporter: MRQTLSYFHPRSLKLLNRHLQNLVKGRLWLKILIGMALGITVGLFLSPSAGFVREEVGTTIANWLALPGQIFLGMIQMIVIPLIFASIITGVASSDDMEHLKKIGGRAASYFVFTTIIAITIGIGVTSLIQPGNFIDGSLLDAHKETAIVEQAESGTDEIPSIGQVPQLIANILPDNPLGAMVEKQMLQVVLFAIVLGLALIAMAPKQAKPILDLLNSIQEVCMTVVKWAMLLAPVAVFGLLAQTTINTGIDALLGMAVYVGTVLFALLILMSIYLLFVLIVSGIRPLKFLGIVREVQLLAFSTSSSAAVMPLSITTAEDKLSVKPSTAQFLIPLGATINMDGTALYQGAATVFLAQVFSVDLSMASLLLIVVTTVAASIGAPATPGVGIVILAMVLNSVGIPASGIALILGVDRILDMSRTAVNVTGDLTACLVMERWLGDR
- a CDS encoding transcriptional regulator; its protein translation is MNPINRRENILAILKTTDQPIAGSELATRLYVSRQIIVQDISILRASGEQILATPQGYLLMQALTSTPYRKTFATCHTSEEMPQELEIMVDAGGKVLDVIVEHPVYGELRGILMLSSRRGISIFINNIKNSNSKPLSALTHGIHLHTVEASSEEVFIHIERELDKAGLLLKQ